A region of the Nocardia nova SH22a genome:
GACCGATTTCGGAATCGCCCGCAGCGACGGTGAATCCGCGGTCACCACCGCGGGCCACGCCGCCGGCACCTACACCTACATGGCGCCGGAGCGCTTCGACTCCGGCCCGATCACCGCGCGCGCCGACATCTATTCGCTGGCCTGCGTGCTCTACGAATGCCTCACCGGCGCGACACCGTTCTCCGCGCAGAGCGTGAGCGTGCTGATCCGCTCCCACCTGTCCGAGCCACCGCCGCGGCCGAGCGCCGAGCGCGGCGATGTCCCGGCGGCGATGGACGCGGTGATCGCGCGCGCGATGGCGAAGGCACCGGCCGACCGGTACCAGACCGCGGGCCAGTTCACCGCCGCGGCGCGAGCGGCACTGGCCGCGGGTGCCGAGCCGGACACCACCGCCGACCCGCCCACGACGATCTTCGGCGCGGAACTGCTCGCGGACCCGCCGCCCGCCACGACGTCGCCGCGCCCGGCCGGGCCGGCGGCGGGCGAGGTGGCGGCCGCGGGCGCGAGCGATTATCGCCGCGAACCGGAACCGACGACGTTCCAGCCGTTCGGCCCCGAGGGGCCCACCATCGCGGCGAACTTCCAGCCGCGCGGGCGCGGCGCCACCGAGGCGTCACCGCCGGACGCTCCGGCCGCGACCACCCCGAAGGTCCTGAATTCGACTGCCGCGCAATCAGTTCCGGAGACGCCGCAGCCTCGTGCGAATCGCGGCGAGGCTCCCCCGGCGACCTCACCCGCGTACGAGACCACCGGAACGCTGCGCATCATCGCGCCGCCGGACAAGGACGAGCTGGACACCACCGGCGATCTGCCGATCATCCATCCGTCCGATCCCACGTCGGTGAAACCGGGCGAATTCCACTTCACCCCGCTGCAGGAGGGCGCGGCTTCGCACACGCCCGGCCGCCCGCAGGCATCCACGCCGTCGCGCCCGGCGGCCGAGCCGGTCCGCGCCAACGGCGTCGTCGGCGGCTACGACGAACCGGCCGACGACGCGACCGGCGATCCGGAACCCGTCACCGATCCACGCACGGAACTGCTGGATCCGGCACAACTGCGCGCCGACGCCCGATCCGGTTACGGCGCCGGTGGCCCGGCACCGGGCGCCCGGTCCGCGACGACGTCCGGCGGAGACACCCAGTTCCTGGACATATCAGGGCCCGGCACCGGCGCGGACACCCGCTTCCAGGATGCCCCCGGCATTGGCACGGACACTCGCTTCCAGGACGCACCGGGCACCAGCGGAGACACTCGATTCCTGCCGCTGCCCGATCGCGGCACCGGCGCCCGCGACACCCGATTCCAGGACATGCCCGAATACGGCACAGGTGCGAGTGGGAACACTCGATTCCAGGACGCCCCCGGTGCAGGCGGGGACACGCAATTCCTGGCTCTACCCGACCGCGGCACGGGCAAGGGGGGAGATACCCAGTTCCTGGATCTCGCGGGCCTGAACGGCGAACGTTCCTTCGACGACAGTGACGGCCGTCGGGACGACTCCCGTTACGACGACTCGGATTACGACGATTCCGAATACGCCTACGACGACTCCGGATACGACACCGACTACGACGATCACCGTGACGCGGCGTACGGCGTCGGCTATCGCGACGAGTACGACGACTCCGACGAGGGCGTCATCCGGCGCTACGAGGACGATCTGCGCTACGCCGAACCCGCGGCGCATGCGGACGACGCCGAAGACGGATTCGCCTTCGGCGCAGCGGATCACGACGACCCCGCCCCCGCGAAGCGCTCCCGTTCGGTAGCGGTTCCGGTGGTCCTGGGCGTGCTCGGGGCGGCCGTCCTCGCCGGGATCGGCGTCGTCGGCTGGCAGGCGTTCGGTTCCTCGTCGAGCTCGGATCGCCCGGCCACCGCGGCGGCGCAGGTCGCCCCGGCCACCGCGACTCCCCGGCAGGCTGCCGTGCCCACGGCCGGGCCGACCTCGACCACCGCGCCCACCACGAGCGGCAGCGCCTCGGCCCTGCCGGTGGGCGCCAAACAGTGTTCGGCGACTTCCGGATCGGACAGTTCGTTCGGCAAGGCGGCGACCGGAACCGCGGTCACCACCTGCGGATTCGCCGAAGCGGTCCGCGAGGCGTACGCCACGTCCGCGGAGTCGCACGGTGCGACCAGCGCGGCCAGCGCCGATGCCAGCACCTCGATCATCGCGGTGAGCCCGGCGACCGGTCAGTCCTACCCGATGACCTGCACCAACTCCGGCAAATATGTCACCTGCACCGGTGGCGACAACGCGGTGGTCTATGTCTATTGACCCGACGCCCACCGGGCGCCTGGGTTTGCGGCGGTTGTTCACGGCAGGTTTGGCACTTCTCGTTTCGGCATGTTCGGCACACACGGTGGCGATCGGGACCGACCCGATCGCTTCCGGACC
Encoded here:
- a CDS encoding serine/threonine-protein kinase, yielding MEVPRSLAGTRFGPYEVRSLLGRGGMGEVYEAFDTGRDRVVALKVLPEQLAMDPTYADRFRRESQAVSGLAEPHIVPVHDSGEIGGVLFVDMRLVRGESLRTLLRRQGKLAPDRAVAIIEQVAAALDAAHTAGLTHRDVKPANVLVTPSDFAYLTDFGIARSDGESAVTTAGHAAGTYTYMAPERFDSGPITARADIYSLACVLYECLTGATPFSAQSVSVLIRSHLSEPPPRPSAERGDVPAAMDAVIARAMAKAPADRYQTAGQFTAAARAALAAGAEPDTTADPPTTIFGAELLADPPPATTSPRPAGPAAGEVAAAGASDYRREPEPTTFQPFGPEGPTIAANFQPRGRGATEASPPDAPAATTPKVLNSTAAQSVPETPQPRANRGEAPPATSPAYETTGTLRIIAPPDKDELDTTGDLPIIHPSDPTSVKPGEFHFTPLQEGAASHTPGRPQASTPSRPAAEPVRANGVVGGYDEPADDATGDPEPVTDPRTELLDPAQLRADARSGYGAGGPAPGARSATTSGGDTQFLDISGPGTGADTRFQDAPGIGTDTRFQDAPGTSGDTRFLPLPDRGTGARDTRFQDMPEYGTGASGNTRFQDAPGAGGDTQFLALPDRGTGKGGDTQFLDLAGLNGERSFDDSDGRRDDSRYDDSDYDDSEYAYDDSGYDTDYDDHRDAAYGVGYRDEYDDSDEGVIRRYEDDLRYAEPAAHADDAEDGFAFGAADHDDPAPAKRSRSVAVPVVLGVLGAAVLAGIGVVGWQAFGSSSSSDRPATAAAQVAPATATPRQAAVPTAGPTSTTAPTTSGSASALPVGAKQCSATSGSDSSFGKAATGTAVTTCGFAEAVREAYATSAESHGATSAASADASTSIIAVSPATGQSYPMTCTNSGKYVTCTGGDNAVVYVY